GTATCAGATAAGAAGtaaatttgccaaaaaaatgaaaatgcagTTGCTAGACAATGCAGTTCatgtcatattttaataattcaagTATCCCGAATTGTTCTTATGTGTAAATTATCAAACTATGTAAGtttatgagaaaagaaaaataattgtaatcgagaacttgtttatcaagttagctgagCATGCATTGggttctttttaaatatatcccaCTGAGCTATGCAGgtttaaaaacaatcatttattgtatataaaagtatcaattatttagaataaaccctgaacatttttttttcaaagtgcgtaatatCGACTCGAAatcaatgcactttgaaaaaatattttttttcaaagagcgTTAACTTGGTCCCCAAATTAACGCACtctgataacattttttaaagtgcgttatTTTTCGAGGTGTGTTGTAACACTgctataacaaattaaaaaattgagtcGTCCCTCCGAATTTTtacagaccgggagctacagtttTTAAGGCTTTTGATGCGAGTGGGTATCGTTTTCCAAGTTCAGAGTTAGACTTCTTTATCAATTAATTATGGGTTCTTTTTCAGACGAGATATGGGTATTTCATACCAAATTCTAATGAAAGTTAAGTCTGCTTCCTTAGGCAAATCTGAAGCGCTTGGATCCGAGACGCTAAACAAAGTTGAATCATATATTAAGTAATGATTTTATACCCTCGCTCCGAAGGAGAaaggggtatactgttttacccttgtgtgtctgtctgtccgcctgtctgtctgtctgtccgtaacaagaatttctgtcgcatttttctcagcaactattaattgcagatgcttgaaattttaacacagtattCGTGTAGGCATTACATATCGTGGGATGTAGTTTTGTACAAATCGGACGACAACATCCtcttaaatgacgactttgtatattttaagccaaaattttcaaacaaattttcgtcaaagatatCTCAGTAACTATTTATCGcaaatgcttaaaattttagcacactatttgtttagtcatgctatattgtgggatatattttgtaccaatcggatgccaactatctgttaaatgttgactttgcttattttgcatattgacattagagcgggggtatcactattAAGCagtggctcacagatatctttttttttttgtttttgaaaattcagtAGATAACACTCTTAAATCTTTCAATCAGTATAAAAAGAATGAAAGTAAAGAAATGAATATCCGATGCACTTACAATAGCATTTTATTCAAATTGCAAAGAAAAAGACGAgttaataaaacacatttttattttctttttatagatATAAGTGTAGCGTTCAACAATGAGAATAAGAAAATGTATCCGAATtagtaagttttaaaaagtatttttttaaattcatttcctTTTGTTATTTACgttttataatttattcttttatatttcattatacatccaaataaaacacattggTAATATGTTTTAGATGACAAGATTTCATTCCTTACATTATTCTGTTGAATATCAATACATTTAGTCTTTGGATTTATGATTTTCAGAGAACGTCCCACTTCTTGCAGTAGGACTGTTtgttattttgacaatcttgaAGACATTTCAACATTCGAGAAATCAACCTGGAATATATGAAAGAGAACCAAATTTAACCTATATGTATGAAAGCAAGAAGTTGGATGGTATAGCGTGTGTGAAATTCCAAGGACGCTTAGGGAACTTAATGATGGAGTACGTGTTCCTCTATGTCGTAgcaaaaatgaaacatttgtaTCCCATTGTTCCGGAAAATTCAGAATTGTTCCAAATATTTGATATAGAAAAAACAACACTATCTGCTATCAACAAATCAACGGATTCGTGTTCCAAATTACCAGAATACAAAGAAAGCTGGGGACTTTCTTACGATGAAAAGTTACTTGCAGTCCCACCAAACAAAAGCGTGAGATTTAATGGGTACTTTCAATCATGGAAGTATTGGATTAAGTATGAAGATAAAATTAGAAAACTTTTACGGTTTAAAAATCCGATTCAACAAAAGGCCCATGATCAGATGAGaacaattatgaataaaatgaagTTTGAAGTCAACAAGGACAGTGTTATTGTCAGCATGCACATCAGACGGGGAGATTACGCAACCGATGGGCATTATAAGTACGGAAAGCTGACACCCAATGAAACTTATTACGCAAACGCCAtgcaatatttcaaaacaaggcacaaaaacatattatttgtgGTGGGATCTAACGATATAGACTGGTCCAAAAAAGCCTTGGCCAAagagaaaaatgtatattactCGACAGGAAATTCACCGGCGGAGGACATAGCTTTGCTTTCTCTAGCTAATCATACAATAATGTCAGTCGGTACATTTGGTTGGTGGATCGGATGGATGGCGCAGGGAACTAGTTTATTCTATAAGAACATTTTCAGACCTCAATCCGATTTTGCTAAAGAATTCCGGAATAATTCTATTGATGATTTTATCTATCCCGGATGGATTCCaatggaataaaagtttgactTGCTTCACGAATATTGTGTTAATTATCAAAGCATTTTAGCAGGTTCTGTTGGATACTTGATTCCTGTTTGTTGTCCTTATCCAAGTGAagttaaatacaaaatacacaTCTGCACTGTGTAGCAAAGTAAATcctgtttaaaatgattttcaaatttttctccAGATACAGTTACTCCTAATTTAAACGTTGAGCCCTTTTGTACCAGGTTTATTTCATAGACTAACTAGTTATGGAGCATTGCAGTTTTCAAGatcgtttatattttattagacACCACCATCAAACTTTGAATCCCTTGGGGCCCAAGCAATGCTCAGGGGCCACAGTCTAGACATCTGAGAATCAACAATACGTCagtaacatgtaaataatacatGGTACTTACATCATAACATTTGGATTCATAAGTGGCAAGTCGGTGAGTCATAACATGGAATCTAAATGTTTTCAGCTCATTTGAGCTGGAAGCTCAAGGGAGCTTTTCTggtcactttttgtccggcgcccgtccgtctgtaaactttctgAATTATgacttaggtagtgtagatttatgtttgttcaaatcttgatcCCTAGGACCATATTTGGGATACACAATATACTCAATGTTTGATGTAGGCTTACATGAATATAAACAAGTGTTTAAATTTCTCCGATCtatttttttcatccaaaaaagttattttgtcctttaaactttataaatgaaatgaaattagaTGAGTTTTTGAATGGTATCCATGTACCTGCATTctacaaagttattgcaatgttGCCCACTATGGATATAATATACAAGTTCAGAAAAAAAGGCTGTGCCGGTGCACCGGGTGCTTGAACCCCTTTACCTAAATAAATATGTAGTAGATCTCTGTGGAACCACTCGGTCAAGCATTTCCTTGAATACCGGATTCTAATACCATCACTAGAAGACTGATACGTTCAATTAAAAAGCAGGTTTATGGTACGAATAAAATCAGGTTAACTTAGAGTTATAGAACTTTGCTGATTATCGAGGATCGTTAAGATTTCCTCGAGAACGGCAATGCTCAATTTGTGatttgactttgaaatcatTCAGTTACAAAAAGGGCTCAatgttaaacataaaaatatctttggtaaattttcaatgttttaaaatacagaATATATTTGACAACCATTGTTCAGATATTTGTATAGGACTAAACAAAACTGATCTTATGGCTTTTGTTGCTCaaatgagcgatgtggcccatgagTCTCTTACTAAAAGTTGGCAATTTTCCAATATATTTCTTGCATATATTTAAATgcaataattcataaatatcatgtatattaatttcattCGAGGTACGTTGTAGCTAGTTGAAtatttctcaaaagtttttaatacatgtacatatacctctgaataaatgtatatatctttactaattgaaaaataaatgtagtaCAGCGACTATTTAAGtatgttgaaatttttattgCATAATTTCTATCTGTGCGTTGCTAGTGAAACGGTGTGATAATTTGTCTTCATGgcctggtgtgttataggaccaaCGACATCAAaatataagcattcaatgcttgtaaaaatatttgttaattgtTGCGTTAAAGCCATTATATACGCTCTTAGGGATATGAGGCATAAATGGAGCAGCCGTATGcatattaacatgttatatTGTTCATATCTGCGACTTGAAATGTACTGCCAGACTCTgtcgagaatttttttttcatttacgaaCATATATGATTGTACGATTTTAAGTCATAAGTAcgtatcaaattggttatgtaagtttaaacgtttcatttaatcttacagtAAGAGATATATTCTAAACGCGTGCTGAAATTTTTAGTTGTGCTCATGCGCCGTGAAAAGGCTTAAtgttttaacatgaaaattgaACGTAGCGGATTTCAAAGcaaacatgggggggggggggggggttgttacaatgaatgtaaataaatacattctAGATTATGTTATTAAACCAGGCATACGTTCCATCTAGCATTCAAAATTAGACAATTTGAAACAATCAAATCCAAAGATCCATATAACAATGTACCAGATGTGCGCTACCC
This portion of the Magallana gigas chromosome 7, xbMagGiga1.1, whole genome shotgun sequence genome encodes:
- the LOC105327892 gene encoding galactoside alpha-(1,2)-fucosyltransferase 2 encodes the protein MRIRKCIRIKNVPLLAVGLFVILTILKTFQHSRNQPGIYEREPNLTYMYESKKLDGIACVKFQGRLGNLMMEYVFLYVVAKMKHLYPIVPENSELFQIFDIEKTTLSAINKSTDSCSKLPEYKESWGLSYDEKLLAVPPNKSVRFNGYFQSWKYWIKYEDKIRKLLRFKNPIQQKAHDQMRTIMNKMKFEVNKDSVIVSMHIRRGDYATDGHYKYGKLTPNETYYANAMQYFKTRHKNILFVVGSNDIDWSKKALAKEKNVYYSTGNSPAEDIALLSLANHTIMSVGTFGWWIGWMAQGTSLFYKNIFRPQSDFAKEFRNNSIDDFIYPGWIPME